The DNA region CGGCGGCAGCAGCATCATGCCCATCGACATCAAGACGCTGGCGACCACCATGTCGACGATCAAGAACGGGATGTAAATGAGAAAACCGATTTGGAACGCGATCCGGAGTTCGCTCAACACGAAGGCCGGAATCACGACGTGGGTCGGGACCTGATCGACGCTGGCGGGCTTGGGCGTGTGCGCCAATTCCATGAACAGCTCAAGATCCTTGTCCCGCATCTGCTTGAGCATGAAACCACGGATGGGTTGAATACCCCGATTCCAGGCCTCCTCGTAGCCGATCTGCTCGGCGATCAGCGGTTGGATGGCGTCCTTGTAAACCGCCTGCCCGACCGGTGCCATGACGAACATGGTCAGGAACAGGGCCAGGCTCACCAGTACCTGGTTCGGGGGAACCTGTTGCGTCCCCATGGCCTGCCGCAGAAATGACAACACGATGACCATCCTGGTGAAGGAGGTCACCATGATGAAGACCGCCGGCGCGAGCGACAGCACGGTCAGCAGCGCCAGGATCTGAAGCACCACCGCTGTTTGTTTGGTGCCGCCCTCCCCTAAGTCGATCGTGAGGGACGGCCCCTGCGCCGCCTCGGCCGCATGAACCGAATGGATGAGCAGGATGGCGAGTAGGCCCATGAGGATACCGGCCAGCCCGCGAACGCGGGTCGCCGCCCCTCGCTCCGCACCGGTTCTTGCTTTACCCGACATGTTTGTCCTCGTGGCCCGCCACCGCCATGCCGAACAGCCCGAGCGGCACAGGCCGCTCAGCGGCCTTCTCCAACAACGTCGAGACCTGTGCGGGATCGGTGATGCGGCCCAGGGAGACCATCTCGGTGGGGGTCGTCCCGACGATCAAGACTTCCCCGCCGACGGCGACCAGTACCACATGTTTGCGGGGAGCGATGGCTCCGCTGCCCACCACTCGGATCAGCGATGATCCGTCCTGAATCAGGAAGCGGCGGCCGAATCGCGAGCGCAGGAGCGCCAACAGCCCCAGGACAAGGGCCAGCACCACTCCGAGCGCCGAGGCCATCCGTATTGCACTTTCCCAAACATCCATGGAATTTCAGCCGGCTCCACAGGCCCGGGTCGGAACCCTGGGCGCATCGATTATCCCAATTGCTGAATGCGCTGATTGGTGCTGACGACGTCGGTCAGGCGGATGCCGAACTTTTCATTCACAACCACCACTTCGCCCCGCGCGACCAGCTTGTTGTTGACAAGAACTTCCATCGGCTCGCCTGCCAATTTATTCAGCTCGATGACCGACCCCTGCCCCAACTGAAGCAATTCGCGGATCAGCATGCGGGTCGACCCGATCTGCACGGTCACCTGGAGGGGAATGTCGAGCACGAAATCGATGTTTTTGTTTCCAGGAATGGCGGGGGTGGTATCCATCGTCGGGAACGACGTCGCCTGCGGAGTTCCTCCGGCGTCAGCGCCTCCGACTGCACCAGATCCTGCGGTTGCATCTCCATTGGCCATGGACGACTCTCCTCTTCCTGCGTCGGATTAGCTCAACACCTTGGTTACGCGACAGGCATGATTACCTTTGAAGACGCCCGGCTGCCCATGGAACTTCGCGTCGCCTTCCACGAGACAGAGCAACGGATCTCCCGGGTGCTGATCCAGCATCAACACGTCGCCGGGAGTAAAATTGAGCAGGTCCTGCACGTTGATCCTCGCGGTGCCCAACTGCACGGTCATCGTAACGGGACAATCCTGCAACGATTCCTTGAATCGGCTGCCCCAACTGCTGTCCTGTTCCACGTTGTCCGCGAAGAGACCGGAGTACAGTTTTTCTTTGATGGGCTCGAGCATCGAATAGGGATAGGCGATGAACATATCGCGTGAGGCTTCGCCGACGACCACCTGCAGCGTCACCACCACCACGATCTCCGTCGCGGTGACGACCATCGCAAACTGAGGATTGCTCTCGGTCCGCGTATAGCCGATCTTGACCTGCATCACGGCCTGCCAGGCCTTTTCCAGGTCGGCCAGCGCTTGCTTGACCACCTTCTTGATCAACCGCACTTGGATCGTGGTGAACTCGCGTCCCTCCGGTTTGACATGTGTCTGCGCCCGCCCGCCGAAAAAGAAATCGACGATCAAATAGACCAGCGAAGCATCCATGACATAGAGGCCGTTCCCTCTGAGCGGCTCCATCATGAACACGTTGAAGGACGAAGGAAGCGGCACCTTCTTGATGAAGTCGCCGAATTTCATGATCTGTGTGCCGACCACGCTGAACTCGACTTTTTCGTGCAACAGAGACGACCAGGACACGGATTGCTGCCTGGTGAACCGGTCGTTGATCATCTCCATCGTGGGCATACGCCCACGAATGATGCGTTCTTGATTCGTCAGGCTATAGGACTTGACCCCCGACGGATCCTCCTCCTCCTTGGGCGTGGTGTCGACTTCGCCCGACACCACCCCGCTCATCAGGGCATCGATTTCTTCCTGCGAGAGTATCTTGTCCATGGCGCCAGCCGACTGCTCCGGGTTACTGAATGACGAAGTCCGTGAAGTACGCCGACTTGACCGATCGACGGGGCAACACGCCGTTGACACGCTGTGTGACCTCGTCGCGCAGCTGCGCCTTCCCCTGAGGAGCCCGGATCGTCGTCGAGTCCTTGCTCGTCAGCAGCACCAAAATGCTGTCGCGGATCTGAGGCGTGCGATTCTTGATCTCTTCCACCGTCTCCGGACTGTCGACCTCGAGCTTGATGCTGATCTTCAAGTACCGGATCTCCGGTGAATCGGCGAGATTGACGATGAAGGGATCCAAGTCCGCGATAGCACCGGGGCTGGCTCCTCCCCCGTGACCGCCCTTCCCCCCATCTCCGTGGCCGCCCTTGTCGGAGGCACCCTCGGCCTTGCTCTCTTCGGCCGCATGTCCCCCACCGCCTCCGCCCCCCATCATCTTGATCATGACGAACGCGCCCCCGAGCATCAGAACGAGCATCCCTGCGAGAAGAATGATCACCATCTTCATGGGGACGCCTGCCGGTGCCGCGACTTTCTCTTGTGCTGCTTCTGCCATAATGGTCCTCCTGCAGACGCTAATTGCCAGAACTGACCAGGACTGCAATGCATGTGCCACCTCGAGACGCGCTGGACGCGGCGATTCGCATCCTGTCGTTGCGTCAGGTCCTCAGAAAACCAGGGATTTTATTCTGAGCGCTCGAATAGACATGCAGGACCTGATGATTTGCCGCTGGCTGACGTCAGCTCGGTGACGGGCCGAAACGGGAGACCGACAGAAACTTGACGAGAAAGAATCAGAGAGAGCGCGCGGCTCGAGAAAGCAGGACTAGGCAAAAAGTATCCAGTGAAGACCCGGGCGACTCAGGGGAGCCGCCCGGGCGAGTGGCGAGGCTTACCGTTTGAGGTTCACCAACTCTTGCAGCATCTCATCGCTGGTCGTGATGGCCCGCGAGTTGGCCTGGAACGCCCGCTGCGTGATGATCATGTCGACGAATTCCTTCCCCAGGTCGACGTTCGACTGCTCGACCGCGCCTGATACGACGCTACCCAAACCGTTCGTCGTCGGCGCGCCGGCCAAGGCGCTGCCGGATTCGACCGACTCGAGGTAGTGGTTGTCTCCCGAGTTCACCAACCCGTCCGGATTGATAAACCGGTTCAGGACGATCTGCGCCAAGGCGTGCGTCTGACCGTTCGTGAACTGCGCCACGACCTGTCCGGTCTTGTCGACGCTGATCCGTTCCAAGGTGCCGGACGCGTATCCGTTCTGCGTCTGACTGATCACGCCTGACGGGGACCCATACTGGGTCATGCCGGTGAAATCCACGGTCACTGTCTGCGGCGTCGTGGCTCCGCCGGGGATGGTCAGGGCCATCGCTTGCGAGCCGCCGGTCGAGAGGGCTCCGGCCGCCGTAAAGACCAAGTCGGTGCGCGCCGTTGCCGCGCCGCTGTCGACCCTCGAGTAGACGTTCCAGGTCAAGGCCGTCGACGATTTCCGGAAAAACATCTCCAACTGGTGCGCGTTGCCCAATGAATCGTAGAACGTCACGCCGTTCGAGAAGTTGTACGTCGTCGGGTCGGTCGCGCTGAACGCAGTCGACGGAGCAGTGGCGTTCGCATTGAGGTTGGCGACGATGTTTGCCGTGGTCGTAGACTTCGGCGCAAACGCCGTCGTGTTCAACGTGATGTTGCCGACTGTGCTGGTGATATTGCCGTTCGTATCAGCTTGGTACCCCTGCAACAGAAAGCCGGCGGCATCCACCACCTGTCCCTGGTTGTTGACCTTGAACTGTCCCGCCCGGGAATAGTAGGTGGCCCCGGCGGAATCGTGCATCAAGTAAAACCCGTTCCCGTCGATCGCCAGGTCGAACGTGTTGCCCGTCGTGGTCATGGAACCTTGCGAGAAGTTCCGTTGCACGTCGTTCATGAACACGCCCAAGCCGATCTGATCGCTGCCTGATCCGCCGGTGAGGCTGGCAGAGATCAAATCCGAGAACGTCGCACGGCTCGATTTGAATCCGGCCGTACCGACATTGGCGATATTGTTACCGATGACTCCCATGGCATTCCCATAGGAGCTCAGCCCCGTAACTGCGGTAAACATGGACGTCAGAATACCCATCGTGCGTTCCTCCTCCGGTCGGCCGCTCCTATCAGAGCGTCGACATCATGGCCTCGCTACGCAGTCTTCGTCGTGGACTGTGTCTGCTGTGAAGGCGTTTGTCCCTGCGCCGCCTGCTGCAATTGCACACTCTGCTCCGTCAAGCTCACCAACTTCGTCAGCTGTTCGATCTGGCTGAACTGCGCCGTCTGGGCGATGAAGTCGGTATTTTCCATCGGCTTCAGGGGATCTTGATTCTGCAATTGTGTGACCAAGAGCTTTAAGAAATCGGCCTGCCCCAAGGCCTTCTGGCCGTCGGCCGCAGTGGTGCTCGATGCGGAGGTCGTACTGCTCGTCTGTGTGATGGCATTGCTGATATCCATAGGTCCTCCCCTTACGCGAAGTAACTCATGCGGCCGTTTCCCACCTGACGCGGAGTCGGCGGGCCGTCGGCCTCCTCGACCTTTCCTGCGCTCCCCTCCACCGCGCGGCCGGCGGTCTGTCCGGGCCGCTGGTACCCAGTCCCGGCGTCACCCCGTCCTTGTTGTTGCTGATCGACCGTCACACGGAGAAAGCCCATTTCCAATCCCGTAGTCCGCAGAGACGATTCCAACTGGTGTCCCTGCTGCACTAACCCTTGGCCCAATACACCATGCTCGGTCCGAATGTGGGTATGGACCGTCTGCTCTGCCATCATGACCCTGACCCGCAACGGCCCCATATCCAGTGGATCGAGATCAACGGTGACACTCTTGAACGTTTGCGGCAGCGGCGACGCATCCTCGGGCTGACGCACCGTGCTCGTGGCCTGAGGAGCGGACAGGCTCCGGGGCTCCCCGTTTCCCGTCGCGGATGAAGCAGCCGTCCCGTTTGTCCCGGCTTCCACCATCGTGTGGCCGAAGCTCGCTTGAGGGCCCGACGGAGGTCCGGCTGCTCCCGTGGTCTTCGACTGCTCGGCCTGCGAAGTCATGTCGAATTGCCTGGATGTCTCGCCCGAAGACGAGTCTCCCGAGGTCCAGTGGGCCGTTTCGGCCCTGAATTCGGCGAAAGACAGCTCAACGTCCTGGTTGCTCGACGCAGGAGACGATGACATGGCATCCTTGAGCTCCTGAATCTTTCGATCAGCCTGCATCAATAAGTCGGTCACTTTCGACAGCAGGGAGGACTCTCCATCCTTCTCCTCCGACTGCTTTTCCATCGATGGGGAAACCGCCGCGACATTCTCCTTGGTCGCTTCCGCACCCTCGCCCT from Nitrospiraceae bacterium includes:
- a CDS encoding flagellar biosynthetic protein FliO, which translates into the protein MDVWESAIRMASALGVVLALVLGLLALLRSRFGRRFLIQDGSSLIRVVGSGAIAPRKHVVLVAVGGEVLIVGTTPTEMVSLGRITDPAQVSTLLEKAAERPVPLGLFGMAVAGHEDKHVG
- a CDS encoding flagellar basal body-associated FliL family protein, whose translation is MAEAAQEKVAAPAGVPMKMVIILLAGMLVLMLGGAFVMIKMMGGGGGGGHAAEESKAEGASDKGGHGDGGKGGHGGGASPGAIADLDPFIVNLADSPEIRYLKISIKLEVDSPETVEEIKNRTPQIRDSILVLLTSKDSTTIRAPQGKAQLRDEVTQRVNGVLPRRSVKSAYFTDFVIQ
- a CDS encoding flagellar hook-length control protein FliK, translated to MTPTSQQAVTTSVQQTRLPLPDFNARVDTPDESLQQSGFGRVLEQAKAGANRGRERADGAIAAHHQHNSGSKEAQDAHRASRSGRRADASHEASKPERSRRDEPIEARRQDERDEDAPAEKENSSPDAQTVSLAAANAQPKQEQQSAPVDAPDDKAGPSESANEAMPTEASVTPLANGQQVLTAQALKAQGNAQAPGQDAASATALPQQGEGAEATKENVAAVSPSMEKQSEEKDGESSLLSKVTDLLMQADRKIQELKDAMSSSPASSNQDVELSFAEFRAETAHWTSGDSSSGETSRQFDMTSQAEQSKTTGAAGPPSGPQASFGHTMVEAGTNGTAASSATGNGEPRSLSAPQATSTVRQPEDASPLPQTFKSVTVDLDPLDMGPLRVRVMMAEQTVHTHIRTEHGVLGQGLVQQGHQLESSLRTTGLEMGFLRVTVDQQQQGRGDAGTGYQRPGQTAGRAVEGSAGKVEEADGPPTPRQVGNGRMSYFA
- a CDS encoding flagellar hook protein FlgE; protein product: MGILTSMFTAVTGLSSYGNAMGVIGNNIANVGTAGFKSSRATFSDLISASLTGGSGSDQIGLGVFMNDVQRNFSQGSMTTTGNTFDLAIDGNGFYLMHDSAGATYYSRAGQFKVNNQGQVVDAAGFLLQGYQADTNGNITSTVGNITLNTTAFAPKSTTTANIVANLNANATAPSTAFSATDPTTYNFSNGVTFYDSLGNAHQLEMFFRKSSTALTWNVYSRVDSGAATARTDLVFTAAGALSTGGSQAMALTIPGGATTPQTVTVDFTGMTQYGSPSGVISQTQNGYASGTLERISVDKTGQVVAQFTNGQTHALAQIVLNRFINPDGLVNSGDNHYLESVESGSALAGAPTTNGLGSVVSGAVEQSNVDLGKEFVDMIITQRAFQANSRAITTSDEMLQELVNLKR
- the fliM gene encoding flagellar motor switch protein FliM; the encoded protein is MDKILSQEEIDALMSGVVSGEVDTTPKEEEDPSGVKSYSLTNQERIIRGRMPTMEMINDRFTRQQSVSWSSLLHEKVEFSVVGTQIMKFGDFIKKVPLPSSFNVFMMEPLRGNGLYVMDASLVYLIVDFFFGGRAQTHVKPEGREFTTIQVRLIKKVVKQALADLEKAWQAVMQVKIGYTRTESNPQFAMVVTATEIVVVVTLQVVVGEASRDMFIAYPYSMLEPIKEKLYSGLFADNVEQDSSWGSRFKESLQDCPVTMTVQLGTARINVQDLLNFTPGDVLMLDQHPGDPLLCLVEGDAKFHGQPGVFKGNHACRVTKVLS